The stretch of DNA tccagcctgggcgacagagcaagactctatctcacacgaaaaaaaaaaaaggagaaaactattAAAAGTTAATTCCTTTAtaatgaaactcttttttttttttttgagacagagtctcactttgtcacccaggctggagtgcagtggcgtgatctcatctcactgcaacctctacctcgtgggttcaaggaattctcctgcctcagcctcccgagtagctgggactacaggaacctgccaggatgccaggctaatttttggattcttagtagacacgggttttcaccatattggccaggctgatctcaaactcctgaccttgtggtctgcctacctcagtctcccaaagtgttgggattataggcatgagccactgtgcccggcccgctAGAAATCATTTGTAAGCTTGTTTAGTAAAACAGCaaacttctggccaggcacagtggctcgtgcctataattccagtactctgggaggctgaggtgggtggatcacctaaggtcaagagtttgagaccagcctggccaacctggtgaaatcctgtctctactaaaaatacaaaattagacaggtgtggtggtacatgcctgtaatcccagctattcaggaggctgaggcaggagaatcacttgaacatgggaggcggaggttgcagtgagcttagatcatgccactgcactccagcctaggagacaagagtgaaactctgtctcaaaaaaaaaaaaaagaaagaaaagaaaaacagcaaacttCTAAACTCTAAGCCCAGGCACACGATGTTAAGGCATTTTTAGAGCCAAtgaaaaatatctacaaataccACCCCCTCTACCTTtcatttgaatttaaataaaataaagtaaaataaaaagctagaaatagGGAGGGAAACAGAAACATCAGGTGGGAAAGAAATAGCTCTGGAAGACGAAAAGGGGCAAAAGGGCTACACCTCCACAGGGTGAAATGAGTAACTACCATCTATCCTAACCTCAGGAACAAACACAGTTTGGAGGAAGTGgcacaaccttttttttttttttgggagatggagactcgctctgtcgcccaggctggagtgcagtggcgtgatctcagctcactgcaaccttcacttcccggattcaagcgattctcctgcctcagcctccccagtagctgggactataggcgcatgccaccacgcacagctaatttttgtatttttagtagagacggcgtttcaccatgttaaccaggatggtctcaatctcctgacctcgtgatccacccgactcggcctcctaaagtgctgggattacaggcgtgagccactgcacctggccggaagTAATACAATTTAAAGCTGTGTGCCATAAACACATAGCAGAACAATTATGAGATTTTAGAGCCATATCAACAAAGTAGACAATAAAAGCAGTACACCAGCATTTAAAACAATGTGAGTCACTCTAATGTATTTTCATGGCTGTCTTTATAAtaagtgaacttttaaaaataactataaaggccgggcgtggtggcttacgcctgtaatcccagcactttaggaggctggggcgggcagatcacctgaggtcgggagttcaagaccagcctgaccaacatggagaaaccccatctctactaaaaatacaaaattagctggacatggtggtgcatgcctgcaatcccagctactcagggggctgaggtgggagaatcgcttgaacctgggaggcagaggttgcggcaagccaagattgcgccattgcactccagcctgggcaacaagagcgaaactcccatctcaggaaaaaaacaaacaaaaaaaaactataggaCATGTACATGTAACAGCAATTCATCTTTCAATTCTAGTCAGCAATGTTCATGTTCTGGGGTTTTTTTCTGACACTATTCTATTTATTCAGTTTTCTGCTAAGATGCTCAGGGAACTACACAATATAAACCAGCaactttgttgtttatttatttatttatttttgagatggagtctcactctgtcgctcaggctggagtgcagtggtgcgatcttggctcaccctaacctctgcctcccaggttcaagcagttctcctgcctcagcctcctgagtagctgggattacaagcatgaaccaccacacctggctaattttcgtatttttagtagagacgaggtttcaccatgttggctaggctggtcctgaactcctgacctcagctgatttgcccgccttggcctcccaaagtgctgggaatataggcatgagccacagtgcctggccaccAGCAGccttgttgttgctgttgaaattttcttgagacagagtcttactttgccgcccaggctggaatatagtggcatgatctcggctcactgcaacctctgctgattcttgtgcctcagcctctgagtagctgggattatgggcatgcaccactacatctggctaatttttgtatttttagtagagatgggatttttttttttttatgttttattttttgagacggagttttgcttgttacctaggctggaatgcaatggtgcaatctcagctcagcacaacctccacctcctgggtttaagtgattctcttgcctcagcctcccgagtagctgggattacaggtatgtgccaccacgcctggctaattttgtatttttagtagagatggggtttctccacattggtcaggctggtctcgaactcctgacctcagttgatctgtccgccttggcctcccaaagtgctgggattttaggcatgagccactgtgcccagctgacatGGGATTTATTTctccaggttgcccaggctggtcttgaactcctggcctcaactgacccgcctgccttggcctcccaaagtgctgggattacaggcatgagccaccatgcctggcctattttttgtcgtttttttttttttttggagacagaatcctgctctgttgcccaggctagagtgcgatggcacgatcttggctcactgcaacccccacctcccaggttcaagggatcctcctgactcagcctctgagtagctggaattacaggcataagccaccacacccagctaaaatttttttgtatttgtagtagagacagggtttcaccacattggtcaggcctgcctcggcctcccaaagtgctgggattacacacgtgagatACTGCACCCAGACgcctgtggggtttttttggtttttttttttgagacggagcaagatcttgctctgttgccaggctggagtgcaatggcgcgatcttgggtcactgcaacctctacctcctggattcaagcgattctcctgcctcagcttcccaagtagctgggactacaggcatgcgccaccacacctagctaatttttgtatttttagtagggacaaggtttcaccatgttggccaggctggtctcgaactcctgacctcaggtgatctgcctgcctcagcctcccaaagtgctaggattacaggcatgagccacggtgcgcAGCCTCCAagacggtctcaatctcttgacctcgtgatctgcctgcctcagcctcccaaagtgctgggattacaggcatgagccaccgtaggCGGCCTGTtgtctttttaattaaacattttggagacagggtctagctctgttgcctaggctggagtgtagtggtgtgatcctggctcactgcaacctctgactcctgggttcaagcaatcttcccatctcagccttttgagtaactgagactacaggtatacgccactatgcctgactaatttttgtattttatagcaGAGACAACGTTATGccaatgtttcccaggctggtctcaaactcctggactaaagagatccacctgccttggcctcccgaagtgctaggcttacaggcatgagccactgcatccccCTGAACCAGCCCACTTTATTGACACACAATGATTCTGCATCAGAGACACACAATGAACAAGGCCCTCCTAAGCTATTTGGAATATTAAGGCTTCTTATTTTATGTCTAATTTTTCAACTATAACAATAGTAagggcaaattaaaaaatattttgtttacttaAATAATTACAAAGAGGAGGGTTTATCTATCATGTCTATAGCAgctctttagggtttttttttttttttttgagatgggagtctcactctgtcacccaggctggagtgcagtggtgcgatctcggctcactgcaagctctgcctcccaggttcacgccattctcctgcctcagcctcccgagtagctgggactacaggcacccgccaccacgcccggctaatttttttgtatttttagtagagacggagtttcatggtgttagccaggatggtctcaacctcctgacctcgtgatccacccgtcttggcctcccaaagtgctgggattaaaggcatgggccaccgtgcccagccactctTTATGGATTCTTGAGATGAGTAGTTAAactctcaaattctttttcttctcttattttcaatTAGAAGGTACAATGACATCGATGAAATTATTTCCAACTATTCTCAATGATCACACCCCAAGAACTCCGTCCCAGTTCACTGTAAGTTCTATAAATCCTAAAACTGAAGTAGGTAAATGCCAATTTTTGAAGCCTCTACATTGCCAAAAGAAAGGCAAGGGTTCATAAACCATATCTGGTGATACCTGTGTAATTTATTcattaactaaaaatatatttgccgggcgcggtggctcacacttgtaatcccagcactttgggaggccgaggcgagtggatcacgaggtcaggtgatcgagaccacggtgaaaccccgtctctactaaaaatacaaaaaattagccgggcgtggtggcgggtgcctgtagtcctagctactcggagaggctgaggcaggagaatggcgtaaacccgggaggcagagcttgcagtgagccgagattgcgccactgcactccagcctgggcgacagagcgagactctgtctcaaaaaaaaaaaaaaaaaaaaaaaaaaacatatatatatatatatatatttattctgtgTCCTCTACATATCAAAGAGTTAGGTGCTGGCTGTTTAGTGCTTTGTGAAGGAGATAATGTTACAAGTGATTATGTGTTACTATTTATAGTCTTTCACTTGTAATGGGTGTTTGTTTTCTGCAAGATGGACGCAAGAGTAGAAAAGAagattcagctgggcatggtggcgaccgcctgtaatctcagcactttgggaggccaaggtgagaggatcactggacgccaggagttcaagaccagcctggccaacacggtgaaaccccgtctctactaaaaacacaaaaattagccaggcatggtggcgggcacctgtaatcccagctactcgggaggctaaggcaggagaatcgcttgaatccaggaggcagaagtcgcagtcagccgagattgcaccactgcattccagcctgggtgacaagaatgagactgtttcaaaaaaaataataaaaataaaaataaataaataaataaaagcagcctGGTTGGCTTATGCacgcaatcctagcactttgggaggctgaggcaggcggatcacctgaggtcaggagttcaagaccagcctgaccaacatgaagaaactcccgtctctactaaaaaatgcaaaaacttagcggagtgtggtggtgcatgcctgtaatcccagctactctggaggctaaatgaggagaactgcttgagcccgggaggtggaggttgcggtaattgcactccagcctgggcaagaagagtgaatcaaaaaaaaaaaaaaaaaaaagattcaacagACTTGATGGTTTGAAGAATGAAatggacagaaaaaagaatgGTGTGAAATACAGAAGTAGGTTCTACAGGAAAACTGAGCGGGGGGTGGGGGTCCTATGCTTAAGAATTACTATTGTATTTTCTCGGCTGAGATTTGGCAAGGTAAATAGAAAATGCAGACCCAAGAGGACTCTAAATAGCCTTGCATTTCCCGCAGTTCCCCTCTCATCTCCCCAGCGACAGGAAGCAAATATGGGACATTTATAAAGAACAGGGGACAGATTTTACCTGCTTGTGGTGCCCAGACTTGGTTGCCGCTTGCAGTGAGGGGAATGAAGAGAAGAGATTTCGAAGGAGCAGACAGAAGGCCCATGCTGGCTCCAAATGGATAGGACTCTGCCCACTGAGTAGGGCAGAGAACAGAAGACCTTGTCCGCTATGGAGGCTGGAGACCGTAACCCTTTCAAGCCCTGTGTAAACTGGGTCATGAAGAGCCTCTGCATGGTAGGCATGTGGCTGGAGAAGCTCCGTTTTTTTGTCCAGATTCGGTAACATCCTGGGGAACAAAGTGCTAGAAGTGTGTGAAGGCCAAGGACAGAGCAGTCTGCTCTGGTCTGGACTATGGCAGTGCCTCCATAGTCTTGGAGAGgagctggaggctggggaggagccTGAGTGTGGGTCTGACTATGGACGCCAGTGTCTTCCCTGAATGTGGCCATCCCAGGGCAACCGTgggacaagaagaaagaaaaggtccacttgggaggttgagacgggCACTGGAGGGCCTCTCCTAAGGCAAGCCTTGCCGGAGCACAGTGCTCAGGAAAAGTCCTTGAGGACTCAGTCGTGCAATCTGAGCTGGATGATTTCACATGAAAGGATACTGGGAAGATTTCAGAACCAAACAGCAGGGACGGCATCTTGTTGCTCAAATCTACGAAGGTCATCTTGATGGATTCGAGAGAATAAAGTGCCATGGGCTTACTGTTAGGCCTCTTATCCCATCCACTAGCTGCCAAATATGGATTCAGCTGCTCTGTGCTGGATGAAAATCCATCCAGGAGCCTTTTATATCTGAGGCGCTTGTAGCTTTTAGCCATTGGAAGAAGTTCAGAGGAACACCGTCGGTATCTTAGTTTCTGAGTCTTCATGGCTGGGGCCAGTTTGGAGGCAAGGATGGACAGCTTGTTTAGTAAGGCTGATTCTTTGGTAGTCTTCCTAAAATTCAGGCTCCTCAAGGGATGGTACGGTGTAGCCGTCTGCTTTGGTATGTGACTAACCAAGCTGTTGGTAGGTGCTGTTTCAGGTTCTAATCGTGTAGGTGCAGACAGAGTACACAAACTGAGAAGTCTGTGCGCTTTTGTGGGGATGAGATTGGAGGAACTCTTTAAAAAGGCAGAACTTCTGATTCTACCTATTTTTCTCCCAACAATGATTTGCTCCTGATAGGAAACTTTCTTACAAGTTCGATGGGGCTGCTTCTTTAAGGGAAGCATTCCTTTCTTCGCAAAGGCACCATGTATTTGATCACACCCAGCAGAGGAGGGGTCTTGTGCTTTCCGAGGGGCACCAAGAAGGCAAGGACTTGTGCATGACTCAGTGTCCTTTAATGGATGATGTAAGCTTTCCTCCTTCTGGTCTTCTAACTGCTGAGTCTGTGCCACAATGTTGTCCTTGGCCAGCTTTGCTAGGGTGATTTCATTCATCATGGTGAACTCATTTTTGTCAACTTTAGGTTGGTTCTTATTTTGTGCATCATCTAACAACAGACTAGATGATATGCATTGTTTCGATATCATATGTGCTTTTTGTTGATGTATACATTCCTCTTCTTTCTGCAACATGTAGTCCAAAACCTCAGGGCTCTGCTGTTTTTCAGCATGATTAAGTATCCCCCAGCATTTAACATCGGTCTGAGAGATGTTGCTCACATGACTGCTATCGCCAGCTTCTCTGGTAACCAACTCCTCAGATTGCTCCCCAACAGTTAAGTAACCCAGTAGTCCCCTCTGATGCTCTTCGATTTCTTCTCCTTTCACTTTAGTAGCTGTTTTCACTGTCAAAGGCAAATGTCCGTCAGAGGAATTCTCGTGAGGGTGACATGCTTTGCAAGTATTCTTTTCCACACAGGTACATACGCTGTCTCTGTCACTAGAATTACTCCGATCTCTTGATACTTTTTCCTTCATCTCAGGAAGGACTGTGCAGTCCTTTACATTTTCACAAAGCATTTCACCATCTTTTGGTTTACAAAGATTTTTCAGGTCAGTTTCTTCACTGTTAACAttagtttctgaattttcttGAGAAGACATTATTTCAATGGATTTCAGGCTTCTTAGGGAAACAGAGCTTTCATCATGGCAAGACATCAACTCTTTTGAGGAAATTCCAAAGGTACTTTCTTTGCCAAACTCAGAGTTTAGTTCTAGTCTTGATCCTTCAGTCATTTCTTGTGTTTCTCTGAGAGATGTTCCTTTATCTTGCTCTCCATAATGGCTATCATTTAAAGGCACATTTACTCTGCCCAATATTCTTTTATTTGGTTCATGATCTGCAACAGACTCCATCTCATGGGCACAAGAGTCTGGACACTTTTCCATTTCACAGTCTTTTAAAGATCTGTATATGCTTTCTtcacatgatttttttattttgagaaagtcCACTGTAGAAGCAGCAGTAACTGGGAAATCTGAGACCTGACCAGTTGTTCCTGTATGTGCAGCATCCAGTTCTCTCCGAGACACAGTACTCCTGGAGTCCTCTTGGAATGCCAGTTTCTCTTGCCTTGCACCACAATCCAGTGGATTAGATGCCTTCACGTCCAACACACCTTCTGTAAGCTTATTACTACAGTCCATGTAGACAATGTCTACCATACCTTCTGTGGACTCATCACAACCAGACATCTTGACAAAGGCTCCTTTCAAATTGCCTTTCTTTGGACTACCACAAGGTAGTGAGTTATTACTGCCTGAGCTGACCAGCAGATCCTTTTGGTTGTGGTTTACCTCCCTGTGAGGCTCGGTGACAGTCTCTCTCTGGTCACTACCTAGCATCTCCTTGGCTGACTGACCTTCACTTTTGCATTCATCTggtctgttttggttactctgaCAGTCAAGAACTTCATCTGCCTTTTGATCAAGTGTTTCaactgcttttacatttttaaaactggagAACATAATAGTGGGAGACTGGTCCAACACTTTTTCAGGACCTGGAATGTTTGCAGTCTGGTTTAGTTCTTGTATAGCATGATCAGAGATGTTATACTTACAAAATACAGTTTCTTTGGATACATCCTGCTCCTTTCCTTCCAGCCCTTCCTCACTGAGTTTGATGCTACTGGAGGTGTGAATGGTTTTGTTTGAAATTCCACTATTTAACAAGCCTGCTGTCATTTTGTTTCTGATCTTATCTCCTGGAAGGCTGCCATTCGTTTCTCTCCCACCAAGTTCCCTTTCCTCTGATGTGTAACTCACTTTACAGCTGCTTTTTTCCACAGAGTGTCCTGTTCCTTGGCAGCGGTGATCACGGTGCTGAAAtgcattttcatattttgttatcAAAGAGTTATCAACTTGCAGGCTGATTTTGCTGGACTTGAAAGCAGCAGAAGCAGAGCACATGTTTTCTTCGGATGCATTTTTTCTTACACAATGACAGCTAGAGATATCCTGAGATTGAACACTGTGACATTCTATGACAGAGACCACTTGAGGAAAGCCAGCTGCTTCTCTCTTATTTGAGCGCAGCCTGGAATGTAGAACTTTTGTTCCTgaatcagccatttctttttttctctctagacTTACTGGTTTGATGTTTAAGGTGGGACAGTTTGAAGAGGCACCACAGGTTTGGTTACCTGGTGGAGAGATGTCTTTCATTTTTGTCTGAACGGGAATGGTTTGTATATCAGCAATGACATCTGCTCTACCCTCTAATGGAGGGTGATGGCTCTGATGGGCATCTCTGCCTGTTGCTAAAGGCATCTCTTTGTTTGAATGCAGTAGAGAGTCAGTTGGCAAATTTGCATGGTCTTGAGAATTAAGGGACACTTGTTGATTTAAAACACATTCACTTTCTACTTTGTTTACAACCAGTTCATTGGTACCAGAaagttcattcatctcacaggctATGCTCTGTTCATCTAAAAGTGGAATATCATTATGTGAGGTCTGTACAACTTTTTCTGACTCAGGTCTGTAATCAAATTCTGGGGATGGTGGCAACAGAGCAGTACCTTTCTTGGGTTTTAATACCTCACTTATAGGACTTATCTGATCCTCTGGCATTAAACTCACAATGGATTTTCTTTCAAACAGAAAATCATTACATGATGCTTCATTTAACTGGGTGTTGCTTTCCAGATTTCTCTGGATGCTGACTAAGGAGTTACAGTCTTTAGTGTAAAAAGATTTACTTAATATATTGGGCTCTATAGGGGTTGTCTGTCCTGCCTCTTCAATCTGCATCGAGGAGGAAAAATTGCTTTCTTCAGAGTGTCCACCTGGATGGCTCATATTGGTAAAAGTTTCTTTATGGTCCTCAGGGTTTGTCAAGTTACCTTGAACGTGTACAGtaattttcaaatcatttttatttaacattacttCTGTGGCTTCAGTAAAAGAATTGGGCATTAAAGAACTAGAGCTCCCTGTATGAAGACTGTCTTGAATGCAGTTATTGTGGATATTTTCCTTTGGAGAAACAACAGGCTCTTTTTCACCAGAACAACGACCACTAATCTCCTTTTCTGGTTCCCtggcattaaaaagaaaaggtccACCTCTTTCACTCCTGGGAATCAAAAgctgttcttcattttcttctctagaaCCCAAGTTCTTCCCTTGATCATCCCCCCTATAAAAATAAGAACTGTCTGTCTTTTCAGCAGATCTCTTTAGCAAACCACCACCTTCAAAACCACAGTTTTCTAAGGATATTGTTCTGGATTCTGGATCAGATAAGTCTGATGCGAAACATGAAACTTCAGAATTTTCTTTCAAGGGGCTTGTGGCTGTGGGACTATCACATGTAGAACTGGGTTGTTCATTATGGTGGCCATGAAGCTGTTGTTGATTGTTATCTGCTTCACAGACCAGGTTTGGTTTACACAACTCTTCCTTCCCATTGTCCACATTAGAAATGGCACTGTTTCCTGGTAATGACAACCAAGGACAACTTTTTAATTcttcacattctttttctttaggaGTTGCTTCTGTTAATACAGGGTCCACAAAGGTTAAAGGTTCTGGGGTAACTAATGTGCTGGTTTCTGAAACCTCATCACTGGTCATGATTTTGTCTACTTCTGGGAATTCGTTGCATCCAGCTGAGAGATCTTTACTCACATTGCCATTTTTGTGTCCTTCATTATTATCCGTCTTAGTCCCATTGACCTTCATACCTTGTACTTCGGTGGATTTTAGCAGAGTTTCAGCTGCAATCTGTACATTTCCTTctgaataagagaaataaatccaaattagTATGCAGTAATAAAAAATCACTTGGTCTACCTTCATGCATTTTATTATGCTATGCTACCAAGGGCAACAGAAGACccaactcaaaaagaaaaccGGAAAGTCAGCATGCTATACCATTCATTTTGTTCTTCTCTAAAAATATAACAGAGGGCCAAAACTGTATCTGGCAGAAACAGGTAATTTTCGACAAATGCCTCTTGCTGAAAGTTTAATACAGAGTTCACAGATCAATGCTGGACAACTGAATACAACACAGAAACATGTCCCTATGTTGTATTCTCATTCAGTCTTCAGagactttcattttaaaacattaataaagcaGACTCACAATAACAGCTTATTTTACTAGATGACCATTTTCTCAGTACTTGAAATTAGATGTCGTAGAAAAAATTAGTCCTTGGAAAAAAACAACTatacataaaactttatttatttacctatttatttttttcagacagagtcttgctctgttgcccatgctggagtacagtagtgcgatctcagctcac from Nomascus leucogenys isolate Asia chromosome 7b, Asia_NLE_v1, whole genome shotgun sequence encodes:
- the PRR14L gene encoding protein PRR14L isoform X1, which codes for MLSSGVETQPVPLDSSMSAVVQELYSELPVSVSRELHADPEPSVIPDVKPGASSSLLSQNRALPLELQRTHVESCCEETYETLDHGSEPGRCGLVDSTAGGSVASRILDRAKRSKSMEPKVIRDPGGQAEIIREPSEGAKEDPRQHSTAAEEKTSPSQEDLLMQSSKELSHVDLPEDFLRSKEGNVQIAAETLLKSTEVQGMKVNGTKTDNNEGHKNGNVSKDLSAGCNEFPEVDKIMTSDEVSETSTLVTPEPLTFVDPVLTEATPKEKECEELKSCPWLSLPGNSAISNVDNGKEELCKPNLVCEADNNQQQLHGHHNEQPSSTCDSPTATSPLKENSEVSCFASDLSDPESRTISLENCGFEGGGLLKRSAEKTDSSYFYRGDDQGKNLGSREENEEQLLIPRSERGGPFLFNAREPEKEISGRCSGEKEPVVSPKENIHNNCIQDSLHTGSSSSLMPNSFTEATEVMLNKNDLKITVHVQGNLTNPEDHKETFTNMSHPGGHSEESNFSSSMQIEEAGQTTPIEPNILSKSFYTKDCNSLVSIQRNLESNTQLNEASCNDFLFERKSIVSLMPEDQISPISEVLKPKKGTALLPPSPEFDYRPESEKVVQTSHNDIPLLDEQSIACEMNELSGTNELVVNKVESECVLNQQVSLNSQDHANLPTDSLLHSNKEMPLATGRDAHQSHHPPLEGRADVIADIQTIPVQTKMKDISPPGNQTCGASSNCPTLNIKPVSLERKKEMADSGTKVLHSRLRSNKREAAGFPQVVSVIECHSVQSQDISSCHCVRKNASEENMCSASAAFKSSKISLQVDNSLITKYENAFQHRDHRCQGTGHSVEKSSCKVSYTSEERELGGRETNGSLPGDKIRNKMTAGLLNSGISNKTIHTSSSIKLSEEGLEGKEQDVSKETVFCKYNISDHAIQELNQTANIPGPEKVLDQSPTIMFSSFKNVKAVETLDQKADEVLDCQSNQNRPDECKSEGQSAKEMLGSDQRETVTEPHREVNHNQKDLLVSSGSNNSLPCGSPKKGNLKGAFVKMSGCDESTEGMVDIVYMDCSNKLTEGVLDVKASNPLDCGARQEKLAFQEDSRSTVSRRELDAAHTGTTGQVSDFPVTAASTVDFLKIKKSCEESIYRSLKDCEMEKCPDSCAHEMESVADHEPNKRILGRVNVPLNDSHYGEQDKGTSLRETQEMTEGSRLELNSEFGKESTFGISSKELMSCHDESSVSLRSLKSIEIMSSQENSETNVNSEETDLKNLCKPKDGEMLCENVKDCTVLPEMKEKVSRDRSNSSDRDSVCTCVEKNTCKACHPHENSSDGHLPLTVKTATKVKGEEIEEHQRGLLGYLTVGEQSEELVTREAGDSSHVSNISQTDVKCWGILNHAEKQQSPEVLDYMLQKEEECIHQQKAHMISKQCISSSLLLDDAQNKNQPKVDKNEFTMMNEITLAKLAKDNIVAQTQQLEDQKEESLHHPLKDTESCTSPCLLGAPRKAQDPSSAGCDQIHGAFAKKGMLPLKKQPHRTCKKVSYQEQIIVGRKIGRIRSSAFLKSSSNLIPTKAHRLLSLCTLSAPTRLEPETAPTNSLVSHIPKQTATPYHPLRSLNFRKTTKESALLNKLSILASKLAPAMKTQKLRYRRCSSELLPMAKSYKRLRYKRLLDGFSSSTEQLNPYLAASGWDKRPNSKPMALYSLESIKMTFVDLSNKMPSLLFGSEIFPVSFHVKSSSSDCTTESSRTFPEHCAPARLALGEALQCPSQPPKWTFSFFLSHGCPGMATFREDTGVHSQTHTQAPPQPPAPLQDYGGTAIVQTRADCSVLGLHTLLALCSPGCYRIWTKKRSFSSHMPTMQRLFMTQFTQGLKGLRSPASIADKVFCSLPYSVGRVLSIWSQHGPSVCSFEISSLHSPHCKRQPSLGTTSSHTMLPYVPLPGMEATYNTSGSQKRLEPPFPALVPKSCLVAESAVSKLLLSASEFQVPGLDELDGVKAACPCPQSSPAEQKEAEPEKRPKKVSQIRIRKTIPRPDPNLTPMGLPRPKRLKKKEFSLEEIYTNKNYKSPPANRCLETIFEEPKERNGTLISVSQQKRKRVLEFQDFTVPRKRRARGKVKVAGSFTRAQKAAVQSRELDALLIQKLMELETFFAKEEEQEQSSGC
- the PRR14L gene encoding protein PRR14L isoform X2; this encodes MQSSKELSHVDLPEDFLRSKEGNVQIAAETLLKSTEVQGMKVNGTKTDNNEGHKNGNVSKDLSAGCNEFPEVDKIMTSDEVSETSTLVTPEPLTFVDPVLTEATPKEKECEELKSCPWLSLPGNSAISNVDNGKEELCKPNLVCEADNNQQQLHGHHNEQPSSTCDSPTATSPLKENSEVSCFASDLSDPESRTISLENCGFEGGGLLKRSAEKTDSSYFYRGDDQGKNLGSREENEEQLLIPRSERGGPFLFNAREPEKEISGRCSGEKEPVVSPKENIHNNCIQDSLHTGSSSSLMPNSFTEATEVMLNKNDLKITVHVQGNLTNPEDHKETFTNMSHPGGHSEESNFSSSMQIEEAGQTTPIEPNILSKSFYTKDCNSLVSIQRNLESNTQLNEASCNDFLFERKSIVSLMPEDQISPISEVLKPKKGTALLPPSPEFDYRPESEKVVQTSHNDIPLLDEQSIACEMNELSGTNELVVNKVESECVLNQQVSLNSQDHANLPTDSLLHSNKEMPLATGRDAHQSHHPPLEGRADVIADIQTIPVQTKMKDISPPGNQTCGASSNCPTLNIKPVSLERKKEMADSGTKVLHSRLRSNKREAAGFPQVVSVIECHSVQSQDISSCHCVRKNASEENMCSASAAFKSSKISLQVDNSLITKYENAFQHRDHRCQGTGHSVEKSSCKVSYTSEERELGGRETNGSLPGDKIRNKMTAGLLNSGISNKTIHTSSSIKLSEEGLEGKEQDVSKETVFCKYNISDHAIQELNQTANIPGPEKVLDQSPTIMFSSFKNVKAVETLDQKADEVLDCQSNQNRPDECKSEGQSAKEMLGSDQRETVTEPHREVNHNQKDLLVSSGSNNSLPCGSPKKGNLKGAFVKMSGCDESTEGMVDIVYMDCSNKLTEGVLDVKASNPLDCGARQEKLAFQEDSRSTVSRRELDAAHTGTTGQVSDFPVTAASTVDFLKIKKSCEESIYRSLKDCEMEKCPDSCAHEMESVADHEPNKRILGRVNVPLNDSHYGEQDKGTSLRETQEMTEGSRLELNSEFGKESTFGISSKELMSCHDESSVSLRSLKSIEIMSSQENSETNVNSEETDLKNLCKPKDGEMLCENVKDCTVLPEMKEKVSRDRSNSSDRDSVCTCVEKNTCKACHPHENSSDGHLPLTVKTATKVKGEEIEEHQRGLLGYLTVGEQSEELVTREAGDSSHVSNISQTDVKCWGILNHAEKQQSPEVLDYMLQKEEECIHQQKAHMISKQCISSSLLLDDAQNKNQPKVDKNEFTMMNEITLAKLAKDNIVAQTQQLEDQKEESLHHPLKDTESCTSPCLLGAPRKAQDPSSAGCDQIHGAFAKKGMLPLKKQPHRTCKKVSYQEQIIVGRKIGRIRSSAFLKSSSNLIPTKAHRLLSLCTLSAPTRLEPETAPTNSLVSHIPKQTATPYHPLRSLNFRKTTKESALLNKLSILASKLAPAMKTQKLRYRRCSSELLPMAKSYKRLRYKRLLDGFSSSTEQLNPYLAASGWDKRPNSKPMALYSLESIKMTFVDLSNKMPSLLFGSEIFPVSFHVKSSSSDCTTESSRTFPEHCAPARLALGEALQCPSQPPKWTFSFFLSHGCPGMATFREDTGVHSQTHTQAPPQPPAPLQDYGGTAIVQTRADCSVLGLHTLLALCSPGCYRIWTKKRSFSSHMPTMQRLFMTQFTQGLKGLRSPASIADKVFCSLPYSVGRVLSIWSQHGPSVCSFEISSLHSPHCKRQPSLGTTSSHTMLPYVPLPGMEATYNTSGSQKRLEPPFPALVPKSCLVAESAVSKLLLSASEFQVPGLDELDGVKAACPCPQSSPAEQKEAEPEKRPKKVSQIRIRKTIPRPDPNLTPMGLPRPKRLKKKEFSLEEIYTNKNYKSPPANRCLETIFEEPKERNGTLISVSQQKRKRVLEFQDFTVPRKRRARGKVKVAGSFTRAQKAAVQSRELDALLIQKLMELETFFAKEEEQEQSSGC